The region CCCCGGAAGGCCGCCATGGCCGCCTGGATCGGCAGCGCCCTGGAGTACTACGACTTCTTCATCTACGGCAGCGCCGCCGCCCTGATCTTCCCGAAGGTCTTCTTCGACGAGTCGGACCCGGCCACCGCGACCCTCCTCTCGCTGGCCACGTTCGGTGTCGCGTACGCGGCCCGCCCGGTCGGCGCGCTCTTCCTCGGCCACTTCGGCGACCGGGTCGGCCGCAAGAAGATCATGGTCTTCACGCTGATCCTGATGGGCCTGTCGACGTTCCTCATCGGCTGTCTGCCCACCCGCGCCCAGGTCGGCGGCCTCGCCCCGGTCCTGCTGGTGCTCTGCCGCGTTCTCCAGGGCATCTCCGCGGCCGGTGAGCAGGCGAGCGCCAACTCCATGACGCTGGAACACGCGCCACCCAACCGCCGGGGTTTCTTCACCAGCTTCACCCTCAGCGGCACCCAGGGCGGCCAGCTCCTGGCGACCCTGGTGTTCCTGCCGGTCGCCGCGCTGCCCGAGGACCAACTGCTCTCCTGGGGCTGGCGTGTGCCGTTCTGGGCGAGCGTCGCGGTCGCCGTGGTCGGCTATGTCATCCGCCGCACCCTCCAGGAGACTCCCGCCTTCACCCAGCAGGCCGCGAGCGAGGGCGTTCCCAAATTGCCGCTCCTCGTGCTCCTGCGCGAGCACTGGGCGGACGTCCTGCGGGTCGTCGCGGGCGCCCTGATCGCCTCGGTCAGCACGATCTTCACGGTGTGGGCGCTGGCGTACGGCACGAGCGACTCGGTCGGGCTGTCGCGCACGCAGATGCTGTGGGTGGGCGCGCTCGCCAACGTCGTCGCCCTCGGTGCGATCCCCGCCTGGGCCACGCTCTCCGACCGTATCGGCCGCCGTCCGGTCTATCTGATCGGCGCCGCGGGCAGCGCCGTGCTGATGTTCGCCTACCTGTGGGCCATATCCACCGGCTCGTACCCCCTCGTCCTCCTCTTCGGCATCCTCGCCTTCGGTGTCGTGTACAGCGCGGCCAACGGTGTCTGGCCGTCCTTCTACGGCGAGATGTTCTCCACCCGCGTCCGGCTCTCCGGTATGGCGATCGGCACGCAGATCGGCTTCGCCGTCGCCGGGTTCGCGGTCACCTTCGCCGCGCAGATCGCGGGCCCGGGCGGCGACGACTGGTCGTCCGTGGCGCTGTTCACCGCGGCCCTGTGCGTCCCGCCGGTGATCGCCGCGCTGACCGCCCGCGAGACGCACACGGTGCCGACGGAGGAGCTGGGTGAGCGGGTGCCCCGGGACGCCGCGAAGCGCGAGACCGTCACCGCCTGAACCCCTGACCGCGCGCTCCGTACCCCGGTCACTCACGTCCCCGGCAGCCTCGGACTGCCGGGGACGTGGCGGTTCTCGGGCCGGTGCGGTCGGGGCGGAGTTGACATCCGACGTTTTCGGCAAGAACATCGGCCGGAACAAGCGGAAAGAAACAGCGCGGTCACACAGAGCCACTCCGCGCACCCCGGCCGGGTTCAGGGGCGGCCGGTGTGCGCGGAGACCCCATCGACCCTCGGCTCACCGTTCGAGCCCCGTCCAGCAGGGGACCGAGCTCGTGGGTCACAGCGGTCAGGGCCCGTACGTCCCGTTCGGCTCTGGCGATGAGGAGTGCCCCCTCCAGGGCACTGATCATGAGCGTGGCCAGCGGTTCGGCCCGTCCGGCCGGTACGCCCATGTCCGTCAGGGCCTCGGCCACCGCGCGGTTCCAGCGGGCGAACGCGGCGGCGGCAGCGGTCCTGGTGGACTCGGTGGACTCCGCGCAGTTCACGGTCGCCGCCGCGACGGGGCAGCCGGAGGCGAATCCGGCCTCCTGGAACTCGTCGGCCCACTGCTGCACCATCGCCGCGAACAGACCGCTCGGCGTCGGCCGGGACAGCGCGGCGAGAAAGCGCGCGACGCGCTTGCCCGCGTAACCGCCCGCCCAGTCCACGGCCTCGTTGACCAACTGCTCCTTGACGACCGGGAAGTAGTGCTGGAGAGATCCGCGCGGCGCCCGCGCATGCGCGGCGACCTCGCGCATGCCCGTCGCGGTGACCCCGTCGCGCCGGATGAGCTGTGCCGCGCTGAACACCATCCGCTCGCGCGGCCCCCGCTCGGAAACCGTCATCGACGAGGGAGCGGGCTCAGCGTCCGCGCGGGATGCCGTACGCGCGCTCCACGTGGAGCCGTAGGACGAGTCGGCCGTCGCTGACCATCGCGGCCCGGTAGTCGTCCCAGTCGGGGTGCTCGCCCCGGACGGCCCGGTAGAGCCGCACCAGCTCCTCGACGGTCTCGTCGTGGGGGTCCCGGGCGACGGGCGTGAGCTCGGCGGTGCCCTCGGCGACCGTGTACGCCCAACGGTCCTCGGCCGTCACGTGGTAGGAGGCCCGCGGGTCCCGGCGCAGATTGCGGGTCTTGGCGCGATCGTCCGTGATCGAGACCCGGACGATCCGCTCGTCGGGATCGTAGGCGTGGTTCACGTTGGACAGCTGGGGCCGGCCGTCCTTCTTGAGGGTGACCAGCACCCCGCCGTCGTACTCGGAGAGCAGCTTGAGCAGTGTGTCCTGCGTCGCGTCCTGAGTCATGTATCGCTCAACCCCGGGGGACGCATGGCCATTCCCGTCGCGTAGACACTGTCTACCGACAAGGTAGACAGTGTCTACGGGAACTGGTAGACACTGTCTATGAGTGAAGCGGAGACGGGGCTGCGGGCCCGGTTGATCGAGGCGGGCGTGGACCTGGTGACCACGCAGGGCGCGCAGGTTCTGACCCTGCGGGAGATCGCCCGTCGCGCGGGCGTCTCCCACGGCGCCCCGCGCCGCTACTTCCCGACCCATCTGGAGCTGCTCTCCGCCATCGCGCGCCGGGGCTTCGCCGACCTGGGAGCCCGGGCGACGGAGGCGCTGGTCGACGAAGGGGCGAGTCCCCGCGCCCAGTTGGCGACGCTGGGGAGGGTCTACCTCGACTTCGCCTTCACTCAGCCCGGAATGTACGAGCTGATGTTCCGTCATGATCTGCTGGAGAGTGGACGACTGGGACTCCGGGAGACCAGCCTCCCGCTGTTCGGCGTCCTGGTGGACCTGGTCGGTCGGGCGCGCCCCGCGGCCGACGCCACGCTCGTCGCGAGCGCCCTGTGGGCGAACCTGCACGGGATCGCCCAGCTGTGGGGCTGGGGCAGTCTCCAACTCGCCACGGGAGCAGCCGACTTCGTACCCCTGTTGGATGCCGCGCTGGACGCGCACCTCGGGCCGGAGGAGCGGTGAACCCCTCGGCGCGGCGCCGTCTCACGCTGACCAACAGCGTCGTCGGGGCCGTGATCGTCGCGCTGGA is a window of Streptomyces mirabilis DNA encoding:
- a CDS encoding MFS transporter, with the translated sequence MSVPAVPLDAPPGQPRKAAMAAWIGSALEYYDFFIYGSAAALIFPKVFFDESDPATATLLSLATFGVAYAARPVGALFLGHFGDRVGRKKIMVFTLILMGLSTFLIGCLPTRAQVGGLAPVLLVLCRVLQGISAAGEQASANSMTLEHAPPNRRGFFTSFTLSGTQGGQLLATLVFLPVAALPEDQLLSWGWRVPFWASVAVAVVGYVIRRTLQETPAFTQQAASEGVPKLPLLVLLREHWADVLRVVAGALIASVSTIFTVWALAYGTSDSVGLSRTQMLWVGALANVVALGAIPAWATLSDRIGRRPVYLIGAAGSAVLMFAYLWAISTGSYPLVLLFGILAFGVVYSAANGVWPSFYGEMFSTRVRLSGMAIGTQIGFAVAGFAVTFAAQIAGPGGDDWSSVALFTAALCVPPVIAALTARETHTVPTEELGERVPRDAAKRETVTA
- a CDS encoding TetR/AcrR family transcriptional regulator, producing MTVSERGPRERMVFSAAQLIRRDGVTATGMREVAAHARAPRGSLQHYFPVVKEQLVNEAVDWAGGYAGKRVARFLAALSRPTPSGLFAAMVQQWADEFQEAGFASGCPVAAATVNCAESTESTRTAAAAAFARWNRAVAEALTDMGVPAGRAEPLATLMISALEGALLIARAERDVRALTAVTHELGPLLDGARTVSRGSMGSPRTPAAPEPGRGARSGSV
- a CDS encoding PPOX class F420-dependent oxidoreductase gives rise to the protein MTQDATQDTLLKLLSEYDGGVLVTLKKDGRPQLSNVNHAYDPDERIVRVSITDDRAKTRNLRRDPRASYHVTAEDRWAYTVAEGTAELTPVARDPHDETVEELVRLYRAVRGEHPDWDDYRAAMVSDGRLVLRLHVERAYGIPRGR
- a CDS encoding TetR/AcrR family transcriptional regulator, with product MSEAETGLRARLIEAGVDLVTTQGAQVLTLREIARRAGVSHGAPRRYFPTHLELLSAIARRGFADLGARATEALVDEGASPRAQLATLGRVYLDFAFTQPGMYELMFRHDLLESGRLGLRETSLPLFGVLVDLVGRARPAADATLVASALWANLHGIAQLWGWGSLQLATGAADFVPLLDAALDAHLGPEER